The sequence GGGGATCCGGGGGCATTTATGGATCGCAGTGTTCTTGAAGGAGATCCCCATTCGGTTATTGAGGGAATGCTCATTGGTGCCTATGCCATCGGAGCTGATGAAGGCTATGTTTATTGTCGCGCAGAGTATCCTCTAGCCATTAAGCACTTGGAAACTGCCATAAAGCAGGCAGAAGAGGCTGGCTATTTAGGAGATAATATTCTTGGTTCCGGCTTTAATTTCCGTCTTAATGTCTTCGCCGGTGCGGGAGCTTTTGTCTGTGGAGAAGAGACCGCCCTGATGGCTTCTATCGAAGGAAAACGCGGAATGCCTAGGGTTCGTCCTCCTTTCCCGGCTGTTAGCGGGCTATGGGGCAAACCAACTAATATTAACAACGTTGAAACATGGTCCAATATTCCTCATATTTTGCGCAATGGTGCAGAGTGGTATACTCAATTTGGTACGGAAAAAAGTAAAGGAACTAAGATCTTTGCTTTAACAGGTAAGGTCAACAATACAGGCTTGGTAGAAGTTCCAATGGGAACAACTCTCAGAGAGATCATCTTTGACATCGGAGATGGAATTCAGGGCGGCAAGAAATTTAAAGCTGTTCAAATCGGCGGCCCCTCCGGTGGCTGTCTGCCTGAGGACATGCTTGATTTGGCAGTAGATTATGATACTTTGACACAAGCCGGAGCAATGGTGGGCTCAGGCGGACTGGTTATTATGGATGAGACCACTTGTATGGTGGATATCGCCCGTTATTTCTTAAACTTTTCCAAGAAAGAATCCTGTGGGAAATGTACACCATGTCGTGAAGGAACCACGCGGATGTATGAGATCCTGGATAGAATTACCAAGGGAGAAGGTAAAGAGGAAGATCTTGATACCTTAGAAAATCTTGCTTATACCATTAAGGAAACCTCCCTTTGCGGATTAGGTCAGTTTGCACCAAGCCCAATTCTGGCGACTTTGAAGTATTTCAGGCATGAATATGAGGCGCACATTCATGATCATAAATGTCCGGCTCACAACTGTACGGCCCTTCTGAGTTATACTATTGATACCGAGAAATGTAAAATGTGCAGCCTTTGTGCTAAAAACTGTCCCACAAACTGCATTTCAGGAGATAAGAAAACCAATACTCCCTATGTTATTGATGAAGATAAGTGTATTAAATGTGGAACTTGTATGGATAAGTGCAAGTTTGGAGCGATCAGCAGAGCATAAGTATAACTATTGAGAGGAGTGAATACTTTGGAGTGGCTTACATTAACAATTGATGGACGTGAAGTCAGTGTACCTAAAGGTACGACAGTACTTGATGCCTGTCGGATGAATAATATTCCTATTCCAACCTTGTGTCATGCGCCGGAGCTAACCTCTGCGGGAGCATGCCGTCTGTGTGTGGTTCAAATCGAAGGGATGCGCAATCTTCCCCCCTCCTGTGTTACTCAAGCAGCACAGGGTATGAAGGTTGAGACCCAAAATCCTAAGGTTCGCCAAGCACGAAAAACTATCCTGGAACTCCTTGTTGCCAATCATCCGTTAGATTGCATGACCTGTCAGAAGATGGGAGATTGTTCATTGGCAGAATATGCCTATGACTATGGGGTAACCGGTGAGGTCTATCAAGGCGAGAAGCGCTGTCTGCCAATTGATGACAGTAATCCTTTTATTCTGCGCGACCCGAATAAATGTATCTTATGCGGAAAATGTATTAAGGCTTGTACAGAAATTCAAGGAAAAAGCATTCTAGACTTTTCCTTTAGAGGTTTTGATACACAAGTAGGTCCTGCTTTCAATCTGCCTTATAAAGAGTCCGATTGTGATTTTTGTGGATCTTGCGTTTCAGTATGTCCTGTTGGAGCACTGACTGAAAAGCAAATGGTCGGCAAAGGACGTCCTTGGGAAGTATCCAAAGTCCAAACGACTTGTCCTTTCTGCGGAGTAGGTTGTAACTTTGATTTGAATGTTAAAGACGGAAAGGTCATTGGAGTAACTTCTAATCCTGAGGCACCGGTTAATGGCAAAGCTTTGTGTGTTAAAGGCCGTTTTGGCATGGACATGATCTATAGCGACAATCGTGTAACCACACCTTTAATTAGAAAAAATGGAGAACTGGTTCCGGCAGATTGGGATGAGGCTCTGGATTTGGTCGCCTCTAAGTTGGGAGAGATTAAAAAGACCTATGGTCCCAACTCTATAGCTGCTTTAAGCTCAGCTCACTGCACAAATGAAGAAAATTACCTGATGCAAAAGTTCATGCGCGCGGTAATCGGTACGAATAATATCGATCACTGCGCAAGGACTTGACACGCTCCCACTGTGGCCGGTCTGGCCACCTCATTTGGATCCGGAGCGATGACTAATTCCATTAATGAAATTCCTAACGTTAAGGCTATGTTTGTTATTGGTGCTAACCCGACAGAAGCTCATCCGGTAATCGGAACTAAAATGAAACAAGCCCTGGCTAAAGGCGCTAAACTGATTGTTGCTGACCCTCGGTGTATCAATCTTGCCGAAGATGCAGATGTTTGGTTGAGACTGAGGCCAGGAACGGATATTGCTTTGATCAACGGAATCATGAACATTATTCTGGCTAACGGGTGGGAAGATAAAGAGTTTATTGCTGAACGAACAGAAGGCTTTGAAAACGTTAAAGAAGCAGTAAAGGAATATACTCCTGAAGTAGTAAGTAAAGTAACTGGGGTTTCCGTAGAACAGCTCGAAGAAGCCGCCAGAATCTATGCTACCGCTGAACGAGCTTCAATCTTCTATACCTTAGGGATAACTGAGCATACCTGTGGTACGGACAATGTCATGAGTCTGGCAAACCTAGCTATGCTGACAGGAAATATTGGTAAGGAGAGTTCAGGGGTTAACCCAATGCGCGGCCAGAATAACGTACAGGGTGCCTGTGATATGGGAGCACTTCCCAATGTTTATCCCGGTTACCAACAGGTTGCCAGCCCAGAAGTACGAGCCAAGTTCGAGGCAGCTTGGGGTGTTCCCCTTGATCCGAATCCCGGCTTTATGATTCCAGATATGTTTGGAGCTGCAGTTAGTAAAGATCTGCGTGCTCTGTATGTCTTAGGAGAAGATCCGGTCATTACGGATGCCGATGCGAACCATGTACGCAAAGGTCTTGAGGCCTTGGACTTCCTTGTTGTTCAAGAAATTTTCTTGTCTGAAACAGCAAAACTAGCGGATGTCGTCTTACCTGGTGCTAGTTATGCAGAGAAGACAGGCACTTTCACAAATACTGAGCGAAGAGTGCAATTGGTAAATCAGGCCATTAAGCCTATTGGAAATGCTAAGACAGATGGGGAGATCATTTGTGAGCTGGCTACTCGTATGGGTTACCCCTTCAACTATGAATCTTCTGCAGATGTCATGCAGGAAATTTCAAAGCTCGCACCACAATTTGCTGGTATAACCCATGAGCGCTTAGGAACACAAGGCCTGCAATGGCCTGTACCCCATGCGGAGCACCCAGGAACCAAGTTCCTGCATGAAGGGAAGTTTAACCGGGGCAAAGGACTCTTTATGGCCGTAGAAAATCAGTTGCCTGCTGAATTGCCCGATGAGGAATATCCTTTCTTGCTCAATACCGGACGTAAACTCTCTCACTATAATGTTTTCACCCAACACTCCCCTTCATTAGGCATCCATTCTCCTGAAGAGCTTGCTGAGGTTAATCCTTCAGACGCTAAGAAACTGGGAATTGAAGATGGAGAAGTAGTCCAAGTAGCATCACGCCGTGGTGAGCTGAAAACTAAAGTTAAAGTAACTGAGAGAGTCCCAGAAGGCATGGTCTTCATGACACTTCACTATTTTGATTCACCAACCAATGTCCTGACCAATGGTGCCTATGATAAAGTTACCAAAACCTATGAGTATAAAGTATGTGGTGTAAAAATTTCCAAGGTTAGCTAAGATCCAAAAGGGGCCGATGCTTTACGAACTCAGTTCGTAGAGCATCGGCCCCCCGTGTTGTGTGCGTGTTGTGCGTGTTGTGGGGACGGTCCTTTTAACACACTATAGTGTGTTAAAAGGACCGTCCCCACAACACGTGACTTAGAAGTTTGAATATGGTACATTGAGGGTAGAATGAATGATTGGGGAAGTGAGGATTTTTGAAACAAGAAATAGTAATGTATACATTACCCCTTTGCCCATATTGCGCACGGGCTAAACGATTCCTCACGGGCAGAGGAATTATGTTTTCAGAAAAGAATATCCTGATTCCGAAGAATTTTAAAGAATTGCGGAATATGACAAATTCGATTGGAGTTCCGGTAACCATTGTAGGCAAACGAATCTTGACTCGTTTTTCGTTAGCTGAATATGAGGAGGTCTTTAGAAATTAGTACTCCAAAATCCGAAATACAAGTTCCTAGGTTGCAGGCAACCGGGGTTTTATTAGCGGGTGGAAAAAGCTCACGGATGAAAAAGGATAAGGCGTTTCTTGAGATAGAAGGACAGTCATTGGCTGAACGAAGTCTTAAGGTCTTGAAGGCTTTATTTCCAGAGGTGTTAATCAGTAGTAATCAGCCCGAACTCTTTGCCCAGTATGAGTTACCGGTTATTCGAGATGAGGTTATAGGTCGAGGCCCCTTGGAGGGGCTCTATCAAGGTCTTAAAGCAGCAAAGCATGATGTCGTATTTTTTGTTGCCTGTGATATGCCGTTTTTGGAAATAGAACTTATTCGTTTTTTAGCAAAGTGGAGTTCGGATTATGATTTAGTCGTCCCAAAACTTCAGTCTGGCCTTCATCCATTGCATGCTTTTTATCATCGGCGTTGTCTGAGTGCAATAAAAAATAATCTTGAGGCAGGCCGCCTGAAGATTATTGATTTCTATTCAGCATGTTCAGCTAAGTATGTTGATGAAAAGGAAATGAGTGGTTGTTTTACTGATTTAACGAATGCGTTTTGCAACGTAAACACACCAGAAGAATGGTCTTATATCAATAAGACCATAACCCCCATTTAGAATTCATTAGAGTTACAAATGATACGTTCGCTGCAAGTATAAATATTTACCCGTTGTTCCCTGGCAAAGCCTAGAACTGTAATATTCAGAGCAGTTGCTTGCGCGAGAGCCATATCCGTTGGAGCACCTCGAGCAATAAGGATAGGTGCTTTCATTTTGGCAACCTTAAGTAGTATTTCAGAGGCAACTCGACCACTGAAAAATACTACATGGTTTTCAAGATTTAATCTTTTGCGAAAGGCTTCCCCACTTAGTTTATCAAAAACATTATGTCTGCCGATATCATAACTTGTCATAAGGACTTTTCCTTGGTAACCTATTCCGCCGCTATGGATACCTCCGGTTTTTGCAAAGAGGGGGAGATATGACTGTAGGAATTTTGCGTAACTATAAGCTTCTTGAAGAGAGATACGATAGTTCGAGGTTATTGGTTTAACCATCAGGGCATCATTGGCAAAGCAAAAGGACGCTCTGCTTTTACCACAACAAGCTGAAACGTATCGTTTACTCATTAGCTCTTTTTGTAAAACGCAGGGCCTGCCTTCGACCCAAATCATGAAGTTCGCAGGATCTTGTCGTATTTCGTATACGTCCTCGGGAACTTGGATAAATCCCTCATTAAATAAAAAACCAAGGGTAAGCTCTTCGATTTGAGAAGGAGAGCACAATAGTGTTGCTATTTCCTCCCTGTTATAGTGAACGGTTAGGGGAATTTCTCGAACAACTGTATCATCTAGCCATTCTAATAATTCACCGTTGGCTTTAAGAATGGTATGGGTAACGGTTTCATTTGTCATAAATCCTCCTTGGACATAGCCTTTCTTATAGTGTACAATATTATTAAAGAAACCTAAATGTTTTTTCGATAGAATAATAAATAGAAAATAATTAAATCATAAAAAGCGAGCTATTTAAAGAAGATCTAAAAAAGGAAATTGGCTTTAAATGGCGAATTATAACTTTAAGAAAAAACAATTGAATTACTCCGAAGCTGAGTTACCTAAAGCATCTGCAATGGTGACCAGACAAGTGTCATAGGCACTCGGGTATTATGGGAAACTGTAATATCTCCTGTTGGAAAGGAGTCTGTCGACAGGTGGAATTAAACCCACGGTTGTTTGCAGACCGTGGGTTTTTTTGTTGTTTAAAAATAATAATCTGAGAAGAGGAGTCATAATGCAAGATCAATATCTTAGACGAATTGAATATCTCAGAATTTCTATCACAGATCGTTGTAATCTTCGGTGTCAATATTGCATGCCGGCTGAAGGAGTTCAATGGTTGCCTCATGACTCTATTCTTTCCTTCGAAGAAATTTTAAGATTAATGAGGATAAGTACACAATTAGGCTTCCGGCGCTTTCGAGTTACAGGCGGTGAACCTTTAGTTCGCAAGGGTATTTTAGGTTTTTTGCGGGAAAGTGCTCAACTACCGGGAGTAGATGATCTTATGCTAACAACTAACGGATTGTTACTTCCGGAAATGGCTTTTGATATAAAGTCGGCAGGGGTTCAGCGCATAAATATTAGCTTGGATACCATGGATCGAGATCGTTTTTACGAAAACACGCGTGGTGGTGACGTTTCAAAAGTTATTCAAGGGATTTTTCGTTCCCTTGAGGCGGGCCTCAATCCAGTTAAAATTAATGTGGTGGTTGTACGGGGATTTAATACAGATGAGTTGCCGAGCTTTCTTACCCTAGCTAAGGAATATCCGCTTCACGTTCGATTCATCGAGCTTATGCCGATTGGAGTCAGCTCCGAGCATAGGTCAGATTTTGTCTCAATTCAAGAAATGAAGGAGCTTCTGGGACTTGAGGATGATATTCCCATTAAGGACATTCCCGGCGGAGGACCTGCAGAGTATTTTCGACCCAATGGTTATAAGGGAAGTATAGGCTTTATTAGTGCCTTAAGTCGCCATTTTTGCAATACCTGCAATCGGGTGCGCTTAACTGCGGATGGAAAATTAAGACCATGCCTCCACAGCAAGCATGAAGTCGATTTTCGAGAAGTTTTGCGGTCAGGTATCTCCGACCAGGAAGTTATGAAATTGTTTGCTCAGGCTGTATGGCATAAACCAGCAGAGCATCATATGAACAACGAAGCGTGGCAAGATACACGCGTAATGTCTCAGATCGGAGGGTGAATAGTGGAGGATTTAACACATTTTGATGAGGAAGGCCGCGCTCGTATGGTGGATGTCAGTGATAAAGCTGAGACAGCACGAGTTGCCGTTGCTCAGGGAAAGATACTTATGAAGCCAGAGACATTGGAGAGAATCCGCTCAGGTTTAATTGCTAAAGGAGATGTTTTGGGAGTGGCTCAAGTTGCTGGAATTATGGCTGCCAAGCAGACATCCCAGTTGATTCCTATGTGCCATCCATTGGCGATTACCGGTGCTAAACTTAGTTTTAAATTTGTGGAGCCTGGTGAAATAGACATCGAGGCAAGTGTGAAAGTTCATGGCAAAACCGGGGTTGAAATGGAGGCATTGACAGCTGTAAGTGTGGCGGCCTTGACCATCTATGATATGTGCAAAGCTATTGATAAAAGTATGATGATTAAAGATATTTATTTGGCGGAGAAGATAGGCGGGAAAAGCGGGCATTATATACATGGCTAACTGCCAATCGCTTGCATTATAGGTGGAGAAATTGCAAGTAAGACATGCCTAGTTCAAGCAACGCATATGAAGTAGAGCTCCAGATGCGTAAGTTTCCAATATAACAATTTTGTTGAGGGGGCTTTATAGTGGGAAAAATTGTAGCTGTTTGTACAAGTGAACGAAAAGGAATGCGAAAAAAAAATGTAGGTGAAGGAATCTTAAAGGTCAATTTTGGGCTTGAAGGTGATGCGCATGGAGGAGATTGGCATCGTATGGTTAGTCTGCTAGCCATGGAGAGCATAAAGACAATGCAGGATAAAGGGTTGAAGGTGAAGCCTGGAGATTTTGCAGAGAACTTAACAACTGAGGGGATAGAACTATTTACACTGCCAGTTGGAACAAAGCTGAAAATTGGGGCCACCAGCATAGGGGAAGTCACTCAAATTGGTAAGGAATGTCATACAAAATGTGCGATATATCATCAGGCAGGGGATTGTGTCATGCCTAAAGAAGGAATCTTTATTCGTCTCCTGGAGGGTGGAGTAGTTCGAGTTGGAGACATTATTGAGGTGATCGAGTAATGCTTCGTGTTGGAATAATCACAGCCAGTGATAAAGGATCGCGTGGAGAAAGGGAGGATCTCTCAGGCCCTACCCTCAGCAAGCTCGTTCAGGAAATTGATGGCGAAGTTGTAGAGTATATAGTGCTTCCCGATGACCAAGCACAATTAGAAGCAACCATGTGCCAATGGGCAGATGAGCTCAACTTGGATTTGATTCTCACGACGGGTGGAACAGGATTCTCGATTCGAGATGTAACACCGGAAGCTACTCTAGCTGTAGCTGATCGTATGGTTCCTGGCATTGCTGAGGTGATGCGCATGGAAAGCCTTAAGGTAACGCCAAAGGCCATGTTAAGCAGGGCTATTGCAGCCCTTAGGAAGAGAACCTTGATTATTAATATGCCAGGTAGCCCTAAGGCAGTGCGTGAGT comes from Desulfosporosinus meridiei DSM 13257 and encodes:
- the mobA gene encoding molybdenum cofactor guanylyltransferase, whose product is MRRSLEISTPKSEIQVPRLQATGVLLAGGKSSRMKKDKAFLEIEGQSLAERSLKVLKALFPEVLISSNQPELFAQYELPVIRDEVIGRGPLEGLYQGLKAAKHDVVFFVACDMPFLEIELIRFLAKWSSDYDLVVPKLQSGLHPLHAFYHRRCLSAIKNNLEAGRLKIIDFYSACSAKYVDEKEMSGCFTDLTNAFCNVNTPEEWSYINKTITPI
- a CDS encoding MOSC domain-containing protein, which gives rise to MGKIVAVCTSERKGMRKKNVGEGILKVNFGLEGDAHGGDWHRMVSLLAMESIKTMQDKGLKVKPGDFAENLTTEGIELFTLPVGTKLKIGATSIGEVTQIGKECHTKCAIYHQAGDCVMPKEGIFIRLLEGGVVRVGDIIEVIE
- the fdhF gene encoding formate dehydrogenase subunit alpha; the encoded protein is MEWLTLTIDGREVSVPKGTTVLDACRMNNIPIPTLCHAPELTSAGACRLCVVQIEGMRNLPPSCVTQAAQGMKVETQNPKVRQARKTILELLVANHPLDCMTCQKMGDCSLAEYAYDYGVTGEVYQGEKRCLPIDDSNPFILRDPNKCILCGKCIKACTEIQGKSILDFSFRGFDTQVGPAFNLPYKESDCDFCGSCVSVCPVGALTEKQMVGKGRPWEVSKVQTTCPFCGVGCNFDLNVKDGKVIGVTSNPEAPVNGKALCVKGRFGMDMIYSDNRVTTPLIRKNGELVPADWDEALDLVASKLGEIKKTYGPNSIAALSSAHCTNEENYLMQKFMRAVIGTNNIDHCARTUHAPTVAGLATSFGSGAMTNSINEIPNVKAMFVIGANPTEAHPVIGTKMKQALAKGAKLIVADPRCINLAEDADVWLRLRPGTDIALINGIMNIILANGWEDKEFIAERTEGFENVKEAVKEYTPEVVSKVTGVSVEQLEEAARIYATAERASIFYTLGITEHTCGTDNVMSLANLAMLTGNIGKESSGVNPMRGQNNVQGACDMGALPNVYPGYQQVASPEVRAKFEAAWGVPLDPNPGFMIPDMFGAAVSKDLRALYVLGEDPVITDADANHVRKGLEALDFLVVQEIFLSETAKLADVVLPGASYAEKTGTFTNTERRVQLVNQAIKPIGNAKTDGEIICELATRMGYPFNYESSADVMQEISKLAPQFAGITHERLGTQGLQWPVPHAEHPGTKFLHEGKFNRGKGLFMAVENQLPAELPDEEYPFLLNTGRKLSHYNVFTQHSPSLGIHSPEELAEVNPSDAKKLGIEDGEVVQVASRRGELKTKVKVTERVPEGMVFMTLHYFDSPTNVLTNGAYDKVTKTYEYKVCGVKISKVS
- the mog gene encoding molybdopterin adenylyltransferase, producing MLRVGIITASDKGSRGEREDLSGPTLSKLVQEIDGEVVEYIVLPDDQAQLEATMCQWADELNLDLILTTGGTGFSIRDVTPEATLAVADRMVPGIAEVMRMESLKVTPKAMLSRAIAALRKRTLIINMPGSPKAVRECFAAIAPAIPHGIQILKGEASECASTSQATQNQ
- the moaA gene encoding GTP 3',8-cyclase MoaA, whose product is MQDQYLRRIEYLRISITDRCNLRCQYCMPAEGVQWLPHDSILSFEEILRLMRISTQLGFRRFRVTGGEPLVRKGILGFLRESAQLPGVDDLMLTTNGLLLPEMAFDIKSAGVQRINISLDTMDRDRFYENTRGGDVSKVIQGIFRSLEAGLNPVKINVVVVRGFNTDELPSFLTLAKEYPLHVRFIELMPIGVSSEHRSDFVSIQEMKELLGLEDDIPIKDIPGGGPAEYFRPNGYKGSIGFISALSRHFCNTCNRVRLTADGKLRPCLHSKHEVDFREVLRSGISDQEVMKLFAQAVWHKPAEHHMNNEAWQDTRVMSQIGG
- the fdhD gene encoding formate dehydrogenase accessory sulfurtransferase FdhD is translated as MTNETVTHTILKANGELLEWLDDTVVREIPLTVHYNREEIATLLCSPSQIEELTLGFLFNEGFIQVPEDVYEIRQDPANFMIWVEGRPCVLQKELMSKRYVSACCGKSRASFCFANDALMVKPITSNYRISLQEAYSYAKFLQSYLPLFAKTGGIHSGGIGYQGKVLMTSYDIGRHNVFDKLSGEAFRKRLNLENHVVFFSGRVASEILLKVAKMKAPILIARGAPTDMALAQATALNITVLGFAREQRVNIYTCSERIICNSNEF
- the moaC gene encoding cyclic pyranopterin monophosphate synthase MoaC — translated: MEDLTHFDEEGRARMVDVSDKAETARVAVAQGKILMKPETLERIRSGLIAKGDVLGVAQVAGIMAAKQTSQLIPMCHPLAITGAKLSFKFVEPGEIDIEASVKVHGKTGVEMEALTAVSVAALTIYDMCKAIDKSMMIKDIYLAEKIGGKSGHYIHG
- a CDS encoding glutaredoxin family protein; its protein translation is MKQEIVMYTLPLCPYCARAKRFLTGRGIMFSEKNILIPKNFKELRNMTNSIGVPVTIVGKRILTRFSLAEYEEVFRN
- the nuoF gene encoding NADH-quinone oxidoreductase subunit NuoF — translated: MAENQRILVCAGTGCASSGALPIIDILKEEIKRQGLEETVSVVGTGCQGFCEKGPTLVIEPQHILYTRVTKEDVEEIVSQELIKGERVERLLLIDQTTQKPVSSMSEIRFFAKQHRIVLHNCGVIDPQKINDYTAREGYKGIQKALKEMSPEEVMEEVKKSGLRGRGGAGFPTGVKWGFCRQTPSDKKYIICNADEGDPGAFMDRSVLEGDPHSVIEGMLIGAYAIGADEGYVYCRAEYPLAIKHLETAIKQAEEAGYLGDNILGSGFNFRLNVFAGAGAFVCGEETALMASIEGKRGMPRVRPPFPAVSGLWGKPTNINNVETWSNIPHILRNGAEWYTQFGTEKSKGTKIFALTGKVNNTGLVEVPMGTTLREIIFDIGDGIQGGKKFKAVQIGGPSGGCLPEDMLDLAVDYDTLTQAGAMVGSGGLVIMDETTCMVDIARYFLNFSKKESCGKCTPCREGTTRMYEILDRITKGEGKEEDLDTLENLAYTIKETSLCGLGQFAPSPILATLKYFRHEYEAHIHDHKCPAHNCTALLSYTIDTEKCKMCSLCAKNCPTNCISGDKKTNTPYVIDEDKCIKCGTCMDKCKFGAISRA